Proteins encoded together in one Schumannella luteola window:
- a CDS encoding DeoR/GlpR family DNA-binding transcription regulator, giving the protein MYAPERHQQILATARSRGRVDVAGLAKELSVTPETVRRDLTALERRGVLRRVHGGAIPVERLGIEPGVADREVRATGEKESIARAALDELPDGGSIILDAGTTTVRLAELLPTDREFTVVTHSLPVAAALVARPNISLHLLGGVVRPRTLAAVGEWTRAQIGEVFADVAFMGTNGISVERGLTTPDMAEASVKRELITAARRTVLLADHSKFGREDFARVAPISAIDTIITDAAIDAELAEDLENAGPRVVIAP; this is encoded by the coding sequence ATGTACGCACCGGAGCGTCACCAGCAGATCCTCGCCACCGCGCGCTCGCGCGGTCGCGTGGATGTCGCCGGTCTCGCCAAGGAGCTCTCGGTCACCCCGGAGACCGTGCGCCGCGATCTGACGGCCCTCGAGCGCCGCGGCGTACTGCGCCGCGTGCACGGCGGCGCGATCCCCGTCGAGCGCCTCGGCATCGAGCCGGGCGTCGCCGACCGCGAGGTGCGCGCCACGGGGGAGAAGGAGTCGATCGCCCGCGCCGCGCTCGACGAGCTGCCCGACGGCGGCTCGATCATCCTCGACGCCGGCACCACGACGGTGCGCCTGGCCGAGCTGCTGCCCACCGACCGCGAGTTCACGGTCGTCACCCACAGTCTTCCCGTGGCCGCCGCGCTCGTCGCGCGCCCGAACATCAGCCTGCACCTGCTGGGTGGAGTCGTGCGCCCGCGAACCCTCGCCGCCGTCGGCGAGTGGACGCGGGCGCAGATCGGCGAGGTCTTCGCCGACGTGGCGTTCATGGGAACGAACGGCATCAGCGTCGAGCGCGGGCTCACCACGCCCGACATGGCCGAGGCCTCGGTCAAGCGCGAGCTGATCACGGCCGCGCGCCGCACGGTGCTGCTGGCCGATCACTCCAAGTTCGGCCGCGAGGACTTCGCCCGCGTCGCCCCGATCTCGGCGATCGACACGATCATCACTGACGCGGCGATCGACGCCGAGCTCGCCGAAGACCTCGAGAACGCCGGCCCGCGGGTGGTGATCGCGCCGTGA
- a CDS encoding helix-turn-helix transcriptional regulator: protein MSDDNELGDYLRARRGLVDPTDVGLPGGGVRRTPGLRREEVATLAGISADYYLRLEQGRDRNPSGQVLEALARVLCLDAAATAYLHGLVAERSAPRSRQRRATVPPGILQLLGTLNLPAFVEDRAFTVLAANRLATAVSPAIVEGENRLRSMLLDPREYEMHRERERAVAGMVATFRASIGPWIDDPAVRELVGELSLTSETFRRLWARHDVREVVGSASVVDHPEVGEFAFRREKLTIGDADGQLLVIYHPEPGSPSAQKLALLGSLHAPEATAPDPVDGPEDARGASESSGTAAQRPSRED from the coding sequence GTGAGCGACGACAACGAGCTGGGCGACTACCTGCGGGCGCGCCGCGGACTGGTCGACCCGACTGACGTGGGGCTGCCCGGCGGCGGTGTGCGCCGCACCCCCGGGCTGCGTCGCGAGGAGGTCGCGACGCTCGCCGGCATCAGCGCCGACTACTACCTGCGCCTCGAGCAGGGCCGTGATCGCAACCCCTCCGGTCAGGTGCTGGAGGCGCTCGCCCGCGTGCTGTGCCTCGACGCGGCCGCGACCGCCTACCTGCACGGACTCGTCGCCGAGCGCTCCGCCCCGCGATCGCGCCAGCGCCGCGCGACCGTGCCGCCCGGCATCCTGCAGCTGCTCGGCACGTTGAACCTGCCGGCTTTCGTCGAGGACCGCGCCTTCACGGTGCTCGCTGCGAACCGACTCGCGACGGCGGTGTCACCCGCGATCGTCGAGGGCGAGAACCGGCTGCGGTCGATGCTGCTCGACCCGCGCGAGTACGAGATGCACCGCGAGCGGGAGCGCGCCGTCGCGGGGATGGTCGCGACCTTCCGCGCCTCGATCGGGCCGTGGATCGACGATCCGGCCGTGCGCGAGCTCGTCGGCGAGCTGTCGCTGACCAGCGAGACCTTCCGGCGTCTCTGGGCGCGCCACGACGTGCGCGAGGTCGTCGGCAGCGCCTCGGTCGTGGATCACCCGGAGGTCGGCGAGTTCGCGTTCCGGCGCGAGAAGCTCACGATCGGCGACGCCGACGGCCAGCTGCTCGTGATCTACCACCCCGAGCCGGGCTCGCCGAGCGCGCAGAAGCTCGCCCTGCTGGGCAGCCTGCACGCGCCGGAGGCGACGGCGCCCGATCCGGTCGATGGGCCCGAGGATGCGCGCGGCGCCAGCGAGTCGAGCGGCACCGCAGCGCAGCGGCCCAGCCGCGAGGACTGA
- a CDS encoding 1-phosphofructokinase family hexose kinase — translation MIVTLTINPSLDRTVTLDRLEPGRVLRTSAPVLEPGGKGVNVTRALAANGHASIAVVPVAGAEGSELGRLLDAAGVDGRYVAVSGRTRSNLSIVGGDGIVTKLNEPGSPLDADDLLAIATALRGTVRPGDWLVVSGSGTPGLIADDVRALIEAATAAGASVAVDTSGDPLAAAVAAAPRILKPNRDELAELVGRPLRTIADVLEAAREVRDSGVAIVLVTLGAAGAVLVADDTELVGESPVARPVSPVGAGDCLLAGFLSKYGSDESDLVGAFTEGLTWGAAATGLPGSAVPSPSDLHPENVQLVWQPDLDRPLVAG, via the coding sequence GTGATCGTCACGCTCACCATCAACCCGAGCCTCGACCGCACGGTGACGCTCGACCGTCTCGAGCCGGGCCGCGTGCTGCGCACCTCGGCCCCGGTGCTCGAGCCCGGCGGCAAGGGCGTCAACGTCACCCGCGCCCTCGCCGCGAACGGCCACGCCTCGATCGCGGTCGTGCCGGTCGCCGGCGCCGAGGGCAGCGAGCTCGGCCGGCTGCTGGATGCGGCGGGCGTCGACGGCCGCTACGTCGCCGTGAGCGGCCGCACGCGCTCGAACCTCAGCATCGTCGGCGGCGATGGCATCGTCACCAAGCTCAACGAGCCGGGATCGCCGCTCGACGCCGATGATCTGCTCGCGATCGCGACGGCCCTGCGCGGCACCGTCCGCCCGGGCGACTGGCTCGTCGTCTCCGGCAGCGGCACGCCCGGGCTCATCGCCGACGACGTGCGCGCGCTCATCGAGGCCGCGACCGCCGCGGGAGCCTCGGTCGCCGTCGACACGAGCGGCGACCCGCTGGCCGCCGCCGTCGCCGCCGCGCCGCGCATCCTCAAGCCCAATCGTGACGAGCTCGCCGAACTGGTGGGCCGTCCGCTGCGCACGATCGCCGACGTGCTCGAGGCCGCGCGCGAGGTGCGCGACTCGGGCGTCGCGATCGTGCTCGTCACGCTCGGCGCCGCGGGCGCCGTGCTCGTCGCCGACGACACCGAGCTCGTCGGCGAGTCGCCCGTCGCCCGTCCGGTCAGCCCGGTCGGCGCGGGGGACTGCCTGCTCGCCGGGTTCCTCTCGAAGTACGGCAGCGATGAGAGCGATCTCGTCGGGGCCTTCACCGAGGGGCTCACCTGGGGCGCCGCCGCGACGGGGCTCCCCGGCAGCGCGGTGCCCTCGCCGAGCGACCTGCACCCTGAGAACGTCCAGCTGGTATGGCAGCCAGACCTGGATCGGCCCCTCGTGGCCGGCTGA
- a CDS encoding PaaI family thioesterase, giving the protein MPPDLDPELVDRIVNTKGGSLSVKMGIEFLELSAERSVARMPVEGNQQVIGLLHGGAHVVLGESLGSISAAIHAGPGRYAVGIEINATHSRSVTEGWVTGTCTALQLGRTLCTHEIVNTDEQGRRLSTIRITNLLRDQ; this is encoded by the coding sequence CTGCCGCCCGACCTCGACCCCGAGCTGGTCGACCGCATCGTCAACACGAAGGGCGGGTCGCTCTCGGTCAAGATGGGCATCGAGTTCCTCGAGCTCTCGGCCGAGCGCTCGGTCGCCCGCATGCCGGTCGAGGGCAATCAGCAGGTCATCGGCCTGCTGCACGGCGGAGCCCACGTCGTGCTCGGCGAGTCGCTCGGATCGATCTCGGCCGCCATCCACGCCGGTCCCGGCCGCTACGCCGTCGGAATCGAGATCAACGCGACGCACAGCCGCTCGGTCACCGAGGGCTGGGTCACCGGCACCTGCACCGCACTGCAGCTCGGCCGCACGCTGTGCACGCACGAGATCGTCAACACCGACGAGCAGGGTCGCCGCCTGTCGACGATCCGCATCACGAACCTGCTGCGCGACCAGTGA
- the pyk gene encoding pyruvate kinase, with protein MRRAKIVATLGPATSSYENIRAIIEAGVDVARMNLSHGSYAVHEEVYANVRKAAEDVQKPVAVLVDLQGPKIRLGKFADGPHQLAEGDIFTITTEDVEGTKELVGTTFKGLPQDVKAGDFLLIDDGKVRVRVLDTDGVRVRTEVVVAGAVSNNKGINLPGVAVNVPALSEKDEADLRWGLKLGADLIALSFVRNAADVTRVHEIMAEEGRRVPVIAKVEKPQAVDALEEIVDAFDAIMVARGDLGVELPLEAVPIVQKRAVELSRRMAKPVIVATQMLESMISSPVPTRAETSDVANAVLDGADAVMLSGETSVGEYPAITVATMARIVASTEDHGLDRIPPLGTKPRTQGGAITLAAAEVAEFVEAKYVCVFTEGGDSARRMSRLRFGIPMKAFTPDEAIRRRMSLTWGIESFLVDRVGHTDAMYHQVDEILLANGLAERGDKVVVISGSPPGISGGTNDLRVHVIGTAVDGEAPVWQQDAGVAPAV; from the coding sequence ATGAGACGAGCGAAGATCGTCGCGACCCTCGGGCCCGCGACCTCGAGCTACGAGAACATCCGCGCCATCATCGAGGCGGGCGTCGACGTCGCCCGCATGAACCTCAGCCACGGAAGCTACGCCGTGCACGAGGAGGTCTACGCGAACGTGCGCAAGGCCGCCGAGGATGTGCAGAAGCCGGTCGCCGTGCTGGTCGACCTGCAGGGCCCCAAGATCCGTCTCGGCAAGTTCGCCGACGGGCCGCACCAGCTGGCCGAGGGTGACATCTTCACGATCACCACGGAGGACGTCGAGGGCACCAAGGAGCTCGTCGGCACCACCTTCAAGGGCCTCCCGCAGGACGTGAAGGCGGGCGACTTCCTGCTGATCGACGACGGCAAGGTGCGCGTGCGCGTGCTCGACACCGACGGCGTGCGCGTGCGCACCGAGGTCGTCGTGGCCGGCGCCGTGTCGAACAACAAGGGCATCAACCTGCCCGGCGTCGCGGTCAACGTGCCCGCCCTGAGCGAGAAGGACGAGGCGGACCTGCGCTGGGGCCTCAAGCTCGGCGCCGACCTCATCGCGCTGTCGTTCGTGCGCAACGCCGCCGACGTCACCCGCGTGCACGAGATCATGGCCGAGGAGGGGCGCCGCGTGCCCGTCATCGCCAAGGTCGAGAAGCCGCAGGCGGTGGATGCGCTCGAGGAGATCGTCGACGCCTTCGACGCGATCATGGTCGCCCGCGGCGACCTCGGCGTCGAGCTGCCGCTCGAGGCCGTGCCGATCGTGCAGAAGCGCGCCGTCGAGCTGTCGCGCCGCATGGCCAAGCCGGTCATCGTCGCCACGCAGATGCTCGAGTCGATGATCTCGAGCCCGGTGCCGACCCGCGCCGAGACCTCCGACGTCGCCAACGCGGTGCTCGACGGCGCCGATGCGGTCATGCTCTCGGGCGAGACCAGCGTGGGCGAGTACCCGGCGATCACGGTCGCGACCATGGCGCGCATCGTCGCGTCGACCGAGGACCACGGTCTCGACCGCATCCCGCCGCTCGGCACCAAGCCGCGCACGCAGGGCGGTGCGATCACCCTCGCCGCCGCCGAGGTGGCCGAGTTCGTCGAGGCGAAGTACGTCTGCGTCTTCACCGAGGGCGGCGACTCCGCGCGCCGCATGTCGCGTCTGCGCTTCGGCATCCCGATGAAGGCGTTCACGCCCGACGAGGCGATCCGCCGCCGCATGTCGCTCACCTGGGGCATCGAGTCGTTCCTGGTCGACCGCGTCGGGCACACGGATGCGATGTACCACCAGGTCGACGAGATCCTGCTCGCGAACGGCCTGGCCGAGCGCGGCGACAAGGTCGTCGTGATCTCCGGTTCCCCTCCCGGGATCTCGGGCGGCACGAACGACCTGCGCGTGCACGTCATCGGCACCGCCGTCGACGGCGAGGCGCCGGTCTGGCAGCAGGACGCGGGCGTGGCGCCGGCCGTCTGA
- a CDS encoding ANTAR domain-containing response regulator: MTDETEISRPRRVVVAEDESLIRLDIVEILRDNGFEVVGEAGDGETAVALATELKPDLVVMDVKMPQLDGISAAEKLSKNHIAPVVLLTAFSQKELVERASEAGALAYVVKPFTPNDLLPAIEIALSRYQQIVTLESEVADLVERFETRKLVDRAKGLLNEKMGLSEPEAFRWIQKASMDRRLTMHDVAQAIIDQLGAKK; encoded by the coding sequence GTGACCGACGAGACCGAGATCAGCCGTCCGCGCCGCGTCGTCGTGGCCGAGGACGAGTCCCTCATCCGCCTCGACATCGTGGAGATCCTCCGCGACAACGGCTTCGAGGTCGTCGGCGAGGCCGGCGACGGTGAGACCGCGGTCGCCCTGGCCACCGAGCTCAAGCCCGACCTGGTCGTGATGGATGTCAAGATGCCGCAGCTCGACGGCATCTCGGCTGCCGAGAAGCTCAGCAAGAACCACATCGCCCCGGTCGTGCTGCTCACGGCGTTCAGCCAGAAGGAGCTCGTCGAGCGCGCGAGCGAGGCCGGCGCCCTGGCCTATGTGGTGAAGCCCTTCACGCCCAACGACCTGCTGCCCGCGATCGAGATCGCGCTGAGCCGCTACCAGCAGATCGTCACGCTCGAGTCGGAGGTCGCCGACCTCGTCGAGCGCTTCGAGACGCGCAAGCTCGTCGACCGCGCCAAGGGCCTGCTCAACGAGAAGATGGGCCTCAGCGAGCCCGAGGCGTTCCGCTGGATCCAGAAGGCGTCGATGGATCGCCGTCTCACCATGCACGACGTCGCCCAGGCGATCATCGACCAGCTGGGCGCCAAGAAGTAG
- a CDS encoding glutamate synthase subunit beta gives MADPKGFLTTRERETPARRPVALRLMDWKEVYEQGDLTQTRRQAGRCMDCGVPFCHHGCPLGNLIPEWNDLMWRGEGRQAIERLHATNNFPEFTGRLCPAPCESSCVLGINQPAVTIKQVEVSIIDQAFSNGWVQPHPPERLTGKTVAVVGSGPAGLAAAQQLTRAGHTVAVYERDDRIGGLLRYGIPDFKMEKKQIEARLNQMQAEGTRFRAGVEIGKDISWADLKSRYDAVVVATGATVPRDLPIPGRDLLGVEYAMDYLVQQNKVVAGDVVSEQLTAEGKHVVVIGGGDTGADCIGTAHRQGALSVTNLAIGYQPPTERPDHQPWPTTPTLFEIASAHEEGGERKYLASTVEFLGNEAGEVRALRVAETEYIDGRRVPKSGTEHEIPADLVLVAMGFTGAESEALDGQLRLPFDERGNVARDEDYQTSEAGVFVAGDAGRGQSLIVWAIAEGRAAASAVDRYLEGETQLPFPVRPSDRAITV, from the coding sequence ATGGCTGACCCCAAGGGCTTTCTGACCACCCGCGAGCGGGAGACCCCCGCCCGCCGACCCGTCGCGCTGCGGCTCATGGACTGGAAGGAGGTCTACGAGCAGGGCGACCTGACGCAGACCCGCCGCCAGGCCGGACGCTGCATGGACTGCGGCGTGCCGTTCTGCCACCACGGCTGCCCGCTCGGCAACCTCATCCCCGAGTGGAACGACCTCATGTGGCGCGGCGAGGGCCGCCAGGCGATCGAGCGCCTGCACGCCACGAACAACTTCCCCGAGTTCACCGGCCGTCTGTGCCCGGCTCCGTGCGAGTCGAGCTGCGTGCTCGGCATCAACCAGCCGGCCGTCACGATCAAGCAGGTCGAGGTCTCGATCATCGACCAGGCCTTCTCGAACGGATGGGTGCAGCCGCACCCGCCGGAGCGCCTCACCGGCAAGACGGTCGCCGTCGTCGGCTCGGGCCCCGCGGGTCTCGCCGCCGCCCAGCAGCTCACCCGCGCCGGCCACACGGTCGCGGTGTACGAGCGCGACGACCGCATCGGCGGACTGCTGCGCTACGGCATCCCCGACTTCAAGATGGAGAAGAAGCAGATCGAGGCGCGCCTCAATCAGATGCAGGCCGAGGGCACCCGCTTCCGCGCCGGAGTCGAGATCGGCAAGGACATCTCCTGGGCCGATCTCAAGTCGCGCTACGACGCCGTCGTGGTCGCGACCGGCGCCACCGTGCCGCGCGATCTGCCGATCCCGGGCCGCGACCTGCTCGGCGTCGAGTACGCCATGGACTACCTGGTGCAGCAGAACAAGGTCGTCGCCGGCGACGTCGTCTCCGAGCAGCTGACCGCCGAGGGCAAGCACGTCGTCGTCATCGGCGGCGGCGACACCGGCGCCGACTGCATCGGCACCGCACACCGCCAGGGCGCGCTCAGCGTGACCAACCTGGCGATCGGCTACCAGCCGCCGACCGAGCGTCCGGACCACCAGCCCTGGCCGACCACGCCGACGCTGTTCGAGATCGCCAGCGCCCACGAGGAGGGCGGCGAGCGCAAGTACCTCGCCTCCACCGTCGAGTTCCTCGGCAACGAGGCCGGCGAGGTGCGTGCACTCCGCGTCGCCGAGACCGAGTACATCGACGGCCGCCGCGTGCCCAAGTCGGGCACCGAGCACGAGATCCCCGCCGACCTCGTGCTGGTCGCCATGGGCTTCACCGGCGCCGAGTCGGAGGCCCTCGACGGCCAGCTCCGCCTTCCCTTCGACGAGCGCGGCAACGTCGCGCGCGACGAGGACTACCAGACCAGCGAAGCGGGCGTCTTCGTGGCCGGCGACGCCGGTCGCGGCCAGTCGCTCATCGTCTGGGCGATCGCCGAGGGGCGCGCCGCCGCATCCGCGGTCGACCGCTACCTGGAGGGAGAGACGCAGCTCCCGTTCCCGGTGCGGCCTTCCGACCGTGCTATCACGGTCTGA
- a CDS encoding GNAT family N-acetyltransferase, producing the protein MPAWSFRPASGADVEWMLDLKTRVMQPQLARLDRWSPERSRERFLAAFRPEVTRVIVVDGADAGLIAVRPADDGIWIEHFYLDPALQGRGIGGAVLAHVLVSDAHLELPFRLDVLQGSPARRLYDRHGFVFEREDEVDVWMLRPAGAVVGD; encoded by the coding sequence ATGCCCGCCTGGTCGTTCCGCCCCGCCTCCGGCGCCGATGTCGAGTGGATGCTCGACCTCAAGACCCGCGTGATGCAGCCGCAGCTCGCTCGTCTCGACCGGTGGTCGCCCGAGCGGTCGCGCGAGCGCTTTCTCGCGGCGTTCCGGCCGGAGGTCACCCGCGTCATCGTGGTCGACGGCGCGGATGCGGGGCTCATCGCGGTGCGTCCGGCCGACGACGGCATCTGGATCGAGCACTTCTACCTCGATCCGGCACTGCAGGGCCGGGGCATCGGGGGAGCGGTGCTCGCTCACGTGCTCGTCTCCGACGCGCATCTCGAGCTGCCGTTCCGGCTCGACGTGCTGCAGGGCAGTCCGGCGCGCCGCCTCTACGACCGCCACGGCTTCGTGTTCGAGCGCGAGGACGAGGTCGACGTCTGGATGCTGCGACCCGCTGGCGCGGTCGTCGGCGACTGA
- the polA gene encoding DNA polymerase I: MPDNDKPTLLLIDGHSLAFRAFYALPVDSFVTRDGQHTNGIHGFISMLLNLLQNEKPTHLAVAFDISRFSFRTRELPEYKGTRAETPAEFVGQIPLLEEALHAMGITTLSKEDFEADDILATLATQGAADGFRVLVVSGDRDTIQLVDDDVTLLYPNVRGVSELKRYDRDAVVERYGIEPAQYPEIAALVGETSDNLVGIDKVGEKTAVKWIQQYGTVDELLKHADEIKGVVGNNLREQQERAVRNRRLNRLVRDVELPAKPADLERKPIDAAAVREVFARLQFRTLLDRVIKLEGTAEDAADGVEQTLAGAGAPAVRQMVDEELAKWLQTATKAGEPLGLRVTVNGGELDGFGIATATESAWVPWGAHRPDYAALEEWLASPAPKVLHESKRAIKALAKLDIPLDGVVFDTAIAGWLLRPGNKPETLSKQVYDHLGETLPEPDPNQLVPEAQVSPATEAWYLLRLRDEFSTQLDAGSLGVLTDIEVPLIPVLARMELQGVTVDAEVLGDLNSRLTANASEYAASAYAEIGREVNLGSPKQLQEVLFEQLQMPKTRANKTGYSTDAASLADLQEKSPHPFLALLLQHRDATKLKQMVETLEKAIAPDHRVHTTYEQAGSSTGRLSSNDPNLQNIPIKTETGREVRSAFRSGPEFAQLLTADYSQIEMRIMAHLSGDEGLIEAFHSGEDLHRFVGARIFHVDPADVTPVMRTKVKAMSYGLAYGLSAFGLSKQLRIETKEAKELMADYFARFGAVRDYLRGVVEQARVDGYTTTIFGRRRPFPDLVSTNRVLRDNAERQALNSPIQGSAADIIKRASIDIDADIRDKGLESRMLLQVHDELVFEVVEGEQDAMAEIVRSRMEGAAELSVPLVVQVGTGPNWDAAAH; encoded by the coding sequence GTGCCGGACAACGACAAGCCCACCCTTCTGCTCATCGACGGCCACTCGCTCGCCTTCCGCGCGTTCTACGCGCTGCCGGTCGACAGCTTCGTGACCCGCGACGGACAGCACACCAACGGCATCCACGGGTTCATCTCGATGCTGCTGAACCTGCTGCAGAACGAGAAGCCCACGCACCTCGCCGTCGCCTTCGACATCTCCCGCTTCTCCTTCCGCACGCGCGAGCTGCCCGAGTACAAGGGCACGCGCGCCGAGACCCCGGCCGAGTTCGTCGGCCAGATCCCTCTGCTCGAAGAGGCGCTGCACGCGATGGGCATCACGACCCTGAGCAAAGAGGACTTCGAGGCCGACGACATCCTCGCCACCCTCGCCACCCAGGGTGCGGCCGACGGCTTCCGCGTGCTCGTCGTCTCGGGCGACCGCGACACGATCCAGCTCGTCGACGACGACGTGACCCTGCTCTACCCGAACGTGCGCGGCGTCAGCGAGCTCAAGCGCTACGACCGCGACGCCGTGGTCGAGCGCTACGGCATCGAGCCGGCGCAGTACCCCGAGATCGCCGCACTGGTCGGCGAGACGAGCGACAACCTGGTCGGCATCGACAAGGTCGGCGAGAAGACCGCCGTCAAGTGGATCCAGCAGTACGGCACGGTCGATGAGCTGCTGAAGCACGCCGACGAGATCAAGGGCGTGGTCGGCAACAACCTGCGCGAGCAGCAGGAGCGCGCCGTGCGAAACCGTCGCCTCAACCGCCTCGTGCGCGATGTCGAGCTGCCCGCGAAGCCCGCCGACCTCGAGCGCAAGCCGATCGACGCCGCGGCGGTGCGCGAGGTCTTCGCCCGCCTGCAGTTCCGCACGCTTCTCGACCGCGTCATCAAGCTCGAGGGCACGGCCGAGGATGCGGCGGACGGCGTCGAGCAGACGCTCGCCGGAGCCGGCGCTCCGGCCGTGCGGCAGATGGTCGACGAAGAGCTCGCGAAGTGGCTGCAGACCGCCACGAAGGCGGGGGAGCCGCTCGGTCTGCGTGTCACGGTGAACGGCGGCGAGCTCGACGGCTTCGGCATCGCCACGGCCACCGAGAGCGCCTGGGTGCCGTGGGGCGCGCACCGTCCCGACTACGCCGCCCTCGAGGAGTGGCTGGCGAGCCCGGCGCCGAAGGTGCTGCACGAGTCGAAGCGGGCGATCAAGGCGCTCGCCAAGCTCGACATCCCCCTCGACGGCGTCGTCTTCGACACGGCGATCGCCGGGTGGCTGCTGCGACCGGGCAACAAGCCCGAGACGCTGTCGAAGCAGGTCTACGACCACCTGGGCGAGACGCTGCCCGAGCCCGACCCGAACCAGCTCGTGCCCGAGGCGCAGGTGAGCCCGGCCACCGAGGCCTGGTACCTGCTGCGCCTGCGCGATGAGTTCTCGACGCAGCTCGACGCCGGCTCGCTCGGCGTGCTGACCGACATCGAGGTGCCGCTCATCCCGGTTCTCGCCCGCATGGAGCTGCAGGGCGTCACGGTCGACGCCGAGGTGCTCGGCGACCTCAACTCACGGCTCACCGCCAACGCGAGCGAGTACGCCGCCTCGGCCTACGCCGAGATCGGCCGCGAGGTGAATCTCGGCTCGCCCAAGCAGCTGCAGGAGGTGCTCTTCGAGCAGCTGCAGATGCCGAAGACGCGCGCGAACAAGACCGGCTACTCCACGGATGCGGCCTCGCTCGCCGATCTGCAGGAGAAGAGCCCGCATCCCTTCCTGGCGCTGCTGCTGCAGCATCGCGACGCGACGAAGCTCAAGCAGATGGTCGAGACGCTCGAGAAGGCCATCGCGCCCGACCACCGCGTGCACACGACCTACGAGCAGGCCGGATCGAGCACCGGCCGGCTCTCGTCGAACGACCCGAACCTGCAGAACATCCCGATCAAGACCGAGACCGGCCGCGAGGTGCGCTCGGCGTTCCGCAGCGGTCCCGAGTTCGCGCAGCTGCTCACCGCCGACTACTCGCAGATCGAGATGCGCATCATGGCGCACCTCTCCGGCGACGAGGGCCTGATCGAGGCCTTCCACTCGGGGGAGGACCTGCACCGCTTCGTCGGCGCCCGCATCTTCCATGTCGACCCGGCGGATGTGACGCCGGTCATGCGCACCAAGGTCAAGGCCATGTCGTACGGCCTCGCCTACGGCCTCAGCGCCTTCGGCCTGTCGAAGCAGCTGCGCATCGAGACGAAGGAGGCGAAGGAGCTCATGGCCGACTACTTCGCCCGCTTCGGCGCCGTGCGCGACTACCTGCGCGGCGTCGTCGAGCAGGCGCGCGTCGACGGCTACACGACGACGATCTTCGGCCGCCGCCGACCGTTCCCCGACCTGGTGTCGACGAACCGGGTGCTGCGCGACAACGCCGAGCGTCAGGCGCTCAACTCGCCCATCCAGGGCTCGGCGGCCGACATCATCAAGCGCGCGTCGATCGACATCGACGCCGACATCCGCGACAAGGGCCTCGAATCGCGGATGCTGCTGCAGGTGCACGACGAACTCGTCTTCGAGGTCGTCGAGGGCGAGCAGGACGCGATGGCCGAGATCGTGCGCTCGCGCATGGAGGGCGCCGCCGAGCTCTCGGTGCCGCTCGTCGTGCAGGTCGGCACGGGCCCGAACTGGGATGCCGCCGCCCACTGA